The Episyrphus balteatus chromosome 3, idEpiBalt1.1, whole genome shotgun sequence genome segment GTTGGAAAATGggcttaaaatttcaaaacatttcaattttgttttaaataattatcaAGAACATAATCAAATCACTGTTTTAACTATAGGCTTATTTTATAGAAGATTAGTATGAaggtacacttttttgtttgaaaacatgCTCTATTAAAATCACAATCTTATTTCATATACCTATAAATTAGTTGAactgggtaatttttttttgttcttgcatTGTTCttgatttggtttttttattttcggtattgttttttttttaaagtagctCTATTTTTGAGAAActatatggtttatcgattggtaaaaaaatcaatatattttttgatataaatctgttaaaaaaactGATAATGTGATCAGTAGAGTGAAAGTTAAaacgtcaaaaatcattttttttttttcaatcgaaaaCCCCATTACCTATGTACCTACACTGATTTTAAAACTTTGGTTTTATTCGAACAAGTAATAACGATTGAAAATTGTCTcacaattttttcttgttcatCTAACGGTTTTCCCTGAGTTTTTTTTACCCAAGAGAatttaaaccatttttgagggttttttcttactttttttattggacATCATAATAGTAAGTCAAAAATGTATAGATAAAATAGTTGATACTTATAATACTAGAGGATAAACTATTTTTGAGATGCAAATATGTGGAATCCACATGTGgatagaaaattttcatttctatagtaatttttatttactattttgcatatttatatttgcatataaatcaCCTATTGAgtagtatttttttcttctgattatGAAAGAACCAATTTATTCTCTTAAAATTGCTTaactttttttgcataaaataagaATAGGTatgtgaatttttaaacaaaaataacaacaaataaattaaaactcaaaaaaaggtacctacctatatttttgaacaaaaatgaaTGAAACGCTTCGTCTGGAGctgttgttatttttaaaaattccaaacatttaaaagaaattttatatctttttagtaaaaacgagaaaattaccatCCGCGGAACGTGCTACattcttattttcaaataatcaGAAGTCTGGTACAATAGAAGGGATTATGTatcaatataataattataattaaatgttTTGAGTAGCGaattttttcatatgaaaataatttgtaaCTCACTTCTGTGGattgaaattaaaacaatttaatcaAATCTTTTAATCTAAAAGTTTTCACACAATTTAGAAATTTAGGAAATAAAGGATAAAATTTATCAAGAAATAAATGTCTAGCCAAAGCATGCAAAAATACATAGAACTAAATATAACTATTTCTACGTATGTATATTTGTGCCGATGACACTTTTTATGATTACCTATTATCGAATACAACATGAATATAAAAATACTTCCTTTCAACAAACAACCCCTATTGCGCCGGTGGTGGTTGAATTCCAAAAATTGTTGGTTAACCAACCGGAACCGTCtgtgtttacaatatttttgttacCCCCAACAACCCAATGGATTTCTATTGTCATTAGATGAATTaggtttttttctgttttaagttAGTCCTAGTGCCTGTTTTCAGCAAACAGTATTAAACAAGTTCTCAAAGTTAACGTGCAAACAAGAGCACGATGACTTGAATTTTTTGTAATGTAGTTAAttctttttctccctttttttcctcccaccaaaaaaaaaaaaaaaaaacagagtcgTACCTATGAAggcttcaaaaaatatttccaaaaagacaaaaacaatGGATTACACGAACTATGCCTACAATGAAGCTGTAGGTCGTTTAAAATTAATGTTAGCTGATTCTTATGCTCCTTTAAAGACCTCGTCATCATACATGAGAAATATTAATGATGATTCGGACAATTTCTCAGATAACCTTTCGGtgagttttcaatttttctcctTTAATTCTCTTTGTGATAGTTTATAAATTTGAAGGTTGTTGAACGACCTGTTATGTCTGAGATTTCAAAATACCTATCAACGAGTTACAAAAATCCAAGGACCTCGTATCGCAgcaagtataaaagtttccaaccATCATCAGTTTCGAAAGAGAATTTAACAACCACTACTACGCATTACACTCCCACTCCCATTCAGGATTATGCGGTGTCTTCAGCTCAGCCAGATACGAACATAGTTCAGGCTCCAgcagaaatatttaatttcatcGAAAAGCAGGAGGATTACATCGAACAACTTGAAAAAGAGTCAAAGTTTTGTAGGGTAAGTGGTTTGAATCAATGAAGATTCGTTTCGGAATGTCTCATATGGTCTCATTTTCTATAGAATGAACTTTCAAACCTACTTGGCAAAGTGAAGGACGTAATAAGTGAAAACGAAGCTTTAACTGATAACGCTCGATCGGAACTTGCTGGACTTGGTGAGAAAGTAAGCGCATCTTCGGAAAGCGAAGACAACCTTCGATATTGTAAATCACCAAAAAAACGAGAGAAGGCCTCTCCGAGATATTCCGGGGGCCCAAGCATTGTTTATGAATCGAAAATCAGTCAATTGGAAGCCGAGTTAGCTCAATCAAATATCGATCTTCGAAAAGTACGCGGCGAAAATGAAGATTTGAAGAGAAAATTATCCTATCCAGTTGGTGGTACGCTGTCTAGTTCCCTGAATTGTGAAACACATCGAAAGCAAATTGAAACCTTACAAATGGATAAAGTCGCATTGGAAGAAAATATTCGTCAATTGCAAAAGACCATCGATGAAATGAAAGCTTCCAATCTTTATGGATCATCAAAGCGATACGCAAATGATTTGGAACGTTCTCATTCTGAACTGGAAATCAAGCATTTAAGAGAAGAACTTGATCGACAGCATGAACGAGTTCGAGAACTTCAACACGAAATGGCACGGAGAATATCGGATGAACGAGCTAATGCTGAACGTAGGTACAACAATCAGGTAGATCAGCTGGGCGGTGATTTATCGACGCAATGGGATCAAGTAACGAAACTTCAACTGGACTTGGAAAGACAAAAACGACTGGAATCGGATTTAAAACGGGATCTATCTCAAAGGAATGCGCAAATTGATGaattaaaaatggaattaaagGCAAATCGAACTTCATTTTTGTCGGACATAGCTCAAGTGAGTGCAGAAAAGCAATCACTTGAACAAGAAATTACATCATTGCGACTTCAATTGGACCGTTCGGAAAGGCAAGGAAAAGTTGAGACATCTCGGCTTACAGCTGAGATAAGTTCTTTGAGGCAACGATTGGATCGAGCTGATGCAGATTTGTTGCATTCGAAAAGAGAAGTTCTTCGACTTAATGATGAAATAGCGAATTTGGAAAAGGAGGTTagtaattaattataaatgttACACTCAGTTTTATTGATTTAATGTACATTCCAGTTGGCATATggtgaaatgaaaaatgaaattcgtcCTACTAAAAAGGATCTGGATAAGCGTATTTCTGAAATACAAGAAAAACATGGTGAgtttgtcaatttattttaataagtttgTGTGCACTTCAtttgtaaaaagtaaaaaaaaaacacaattacaGTATATTGGCCTAGAACAAACATTAAACAGCTTTATTGGGTGTTTTGATTTAATAGctcttacatttttgaaattggtttactttaaataataataaactaatcataattaaattataaGTGTATGTATTGTAATAAGTAGTACTATTAGTCGCTAAAATTATAAAAGCATATATAGTTAAAAGTAGACCCATGATTGTATctaaaatcacatttgttttgtttcttttttctatttagttttaaagtaaacttttcaatatttcatattttatttaactcttttgtacaaaatgtgaaaactaaattttggtttaactgttatttatataattttgctTAAACCTTTTGCCTTAACATAGatgatttttattaaagacCCTTCCTTGTCGTATGTTTAGCCGCTTTtaacgtttttagtttttcaaatttctcaaaATGGTTGTCAAAAATATGGTTTAAAATGCCTACTTTTGAAGCGATTgtcataaaatttatattttcgttattttcaaaatctaaaaaaaaaatgaaaaatttctacCTACTTTTGGTTTTTGCTAACTTAACCAAGAAACTTACATTTTGAACAAATCCCGCTTATTCCGAAtccgacattttttaaattccgacaaatcattaaaaattccgccaattttgttgttgttgtttattgacCCAAGAACTTGCTCTGAGAGTTGCttagatttttaaaacttcaacttcttacctatataaaaatttggtaaatgtataaaaaagttaaaaaacattaaattcgttattcaaaagaaaaaataacaataggTATCtaccttaaataaaaatgaatttgagctccaaaaaaagtatgcaatttgatttcattaattaggtaattaattaattttagaaaaaaacaaaaattctaatttctcgatttctaaaaaaaaagaatttatcgtTTGGGAGAAGTTCAGACTTTACGAAACGGTTCTAAATCAGGTAGTTACCTACTGTTAATatatgttttctttattttttttttatttaggtatgtAAATCGTAGATACCTACCGTtctcgagaaaattaaacttttccaaaattgataCAGtgcgttatttttggtaaaaaaaacccTCTCTGTTGATGGGAAATGCTACATAcaaaattatgcctcacttaaaaaaaaaattatgccttttcaaataaattatgcctcaatttagatttcttagtttatgtttgaaaaattatttataaaaagtgtacaaaacgaaatgtttaattaattaacttTTACATTTAGGCTACTGGCTACTTATTTGTCACGAAACGGCACCTTATTTTCTTCGAAAGGAATTTTTCAAGGGAACCAATACAATACAATAGGAAGAAATTAGcgagcagtttttttttcaccaataaagcctagtacgctgctgatgcgaaacgaaattttccatacaaaatttcgttaaagaaatcttgaacgaaaattaattggttttgtttttgctttaaaaattattttctgatgttttttcgtgaatatttttatttgtatttttattatttttactttgttaTAATATCCGattgtattttttcgttaacatgttcgctgttgctttggagacttcaaattttttcgtttcgctttagcagcgtactaggcttaagaaGTAATAGCATATTTGCAAGCGTTTAAGACCTTTTTATAGCAACAAAATCGCTTTTTGCATATTCTTTTCTAGTAAAATTGATAAGTGTGCAAAAtattcttcgaaaaattaaacactaccaagagttaaatggtaaaaacgaattctgtaaataaaatttcgaacaacttttatttaaaatatttgtaatatattaattttaagtttattttatcaaaatattcaaaaaattataagaaacttttaaaacataaatcaagagtggaatgaaaaaattatgcctttttgtcaaaaaataagcctcaatgcctaagctaataaaattatgcctaaaaggcataattatgcctcagttggcatcgcTGGCTACATACCATGATAGGAGGTATACCAACCTATCTCTCAATATTTTCTCATATAAAAGTGTAGTTTTActatttttggttgaaaaatacctaagctattttttcaaattaaaattcgtaaaaaatccaaaaattaatattttgctaaaacatttaaaataggtaaaaaacataacaaagtaattttaaaccggtttttgttaaaatccaaccatttttgtaaaagaaaaataataaaaaactcgAATCGAAAGTCATATTTtagcatttttcttttttattatctacaacttttataataaacttttttaagtAGACCTCTTTACTTATGACAAAAATCGTTAGAAATACAATTGTTGACacccatacaacttttttcgcCCTTCCACCCCCTTTCCACCAATTTGTTTgaaggcaatttatttttcacctTTCATATATCATTTATCTTAAATTATCCCACCaccctaataatttttttttttttcaaaaatattggtaCTGGtaatatttaataagaaaatgctttaaaaatttcatcaatCAGAATCAACCACTGATGTGTCGGTGTTCCTGTTCGTGTCATGtgtagattttcgaaaaatcgatAGGGTTAAACCTATTATTTATTAGTTTGTGAGTTCCAATTGAATGTAAACTATTTTTGTGCAGGACAAAATGATAATGTGACAAATAATTTGCATGAGTTTCCGTGGTGTAGTGGTTATCACATCCGCCTAACACGCGGAAGGCCCCCGGTTCGATCCCGGGCGGAAAcagataacttttttttttatttttcatttcaagaaaaataaaatacatttattgattttataatGAAGATTGAGTGcaacattaagtttttttttttttattaatgatggagaatgagaaaaatgtggattaagcaattctgtctgtctggtGTGTATGAGTGTGTTTCTCGCTCTCTAGCCTACATCTCAAACCACTGAATCAGAATATTTGGCGCTTGCCATATGACCAAATTAAAAACGTTGTTTTTTCTCTAAAACAAAGTATATTGAAACGGTATTTATCTGTTATAGAGtcaatttctttatttctgaatttctcgtaaatcaTTACCTAaaccgatttcaacaaaaaaaaaaaaagtggttgtctgtaaagccggtttacggacgatgattttacgtgataacgtcgtaagaaaacaggttgtgtgcttttgtttaaaatgagtcatttgaagcgtttatttattttaaataatcataatttaaaagaaaaagctaaacaaaattaccttttttttttcttttttcattattttaattttttttatttgaaaagcttacaaaaaaaattataccattaaaaagtcaaatattttttttttaaataaaacaattttataattttcatttatttatctgttgaagaaaaaaagataaaaataaaaaaacggtaaaaaaaaacttgggacaaaaaaattgtttttcccgttactcagtcaaaaatcattttaaaataccaaaattttgcATGCTCACGgttatagactacatgttctataattttgagattttttgaccgctacgaaaaatttaaaaaaataaaaaactcacccaaaaatacccgaaaaaaaaaataggtgttttttaaaaatttatatttcgatacgcagaaacttaaaaaaaaatctgtatcagacccctaacttttatttttattgtcctttgaatgacgttttttaaattgtcaaaaaaatttcccctacctataatcaataatttttcaaaggtctacctcatgctttagttcaaaaaaaaaaaaccatttataactaacttggttttgaaatttttttagaattttttcaataccacttttttgtggtggctgtcatggttcatcgatttataagacgttatcatgtcaaaaaattgtacaaaagtGTTCAAGTAgccattaaaaaattaagaacaaaattcaaaaatatcaattttggatttttaaaataaattagtttatgtttttgaaaatatgtattagtgatcttttttgaaattttgttttaataactaatatttttttagaacttttttctgatgaatttttgaaaattttttatcaaaaaattattttttttttgaaaaaaaaacggctcaaaccattcccaaaaaaaatccaaaaattcactgtTGTACGAGAAATCAAATGACAAACATCCGTCACATAGGATGTCTCTCAATTTAGCAGAGCAAGGTCAGCAGAacatatgttttgttattggatcttttagtgcttattaagtgctaattaagtgccccaaaattaaattaagtgctccactacttttggggaaaattaatgttctgcaccgaaaaaaaaatttgataataatagctatcaaattaacatttttcagtgacaaaagtcgtccaacaattaaaatatcaattttgatattttatcatatcattttgacattttttaatttcaggtgggacagtgaaaatttcactttaacaattaaaatatcattttgacatttttttaagtttaagtggatagtgaaaatttcactttgacaattaaaatatcaatgttgactagattttacgttttagtttattataatgaaacctatttctttccttttcatttttattatttttattattttaagaattttctttcttttttcaaaacattactcaaagggaatattctttacaaaataatggtgatattattttttctattataggtgatataattgttttgttattttctcccaaactatgagaagtaaaatcttagtgccgatcaaattttctcagtaaatcatacattttatttcgaaaaaacacaaagcgcctttaaattagtacacattaagaattttttatttaatatttttcaataatttggaatgagaaattgatatgaaaaaatgataataaaatatcaaaaaaaatttccaaaatgtgacatttaaatatcatcctgataataaaaatgttgttttaacattttaaatatcataaaacacattttatagagcatttttggctgatatttaaaaaatgttaatttgatatttaaaaaatgttaaattgatattggtttttttttttcggtgtgctaacttgatttaaagttatcagagcaattaccagaaaatgccctAAACTGCTCATAGAAAAATcgggtttggtataatatttaggtgctaattaagtgctctacgaatccaaaaaaaaatttccaaaaataattttttttccaaaaataatttttttttctgtgattttcgaaaaattttttttttttttttaaactgtcttaaataattaagtgcttaactaatataagttaagtaccctattttccgaagaattttccgagattttccattaaaaaaaaatgttttcattttccatacaaattcatgttctgctaacttgaacttggattttttcaaaaaattcaaattttttcgacaaaattcgactaaaataattgaatgttcgactaatttgaattaagtgctccattttccgaagaattttctgagattaaaaaaaaaataaaaattgtcattttccatacaaattcgtgttcttctaacttgaattttgattttctcaaaaaataaatttttttttgacaaaattcaaatggagtaattaagtgctcgactaatttgaattaattttccattttccaaagaattttccgagattttccattaaaaaaaaaatgttttcattttccatacaaattcatgttctgctaacttgaacttggattttttcaaaaaattcaaattttttcgacaaaattcgaattgagtaattaagtgctcgactaatttgaattaagtaccccattttccgaagaattttccgagatttttcataaaaacaaatatttgcattttccatacaaattcgtgttctgatGCTAActggaattttgattttctcaaaaaataaatttttttgacaaaattcaaatagagtaattaagtgctcaactaatttgaattaagtaccccattttccaatgttttttgagaaaatcaaaatttaaggtAGCAAAACAAGAATGTGTACctatggaaaatgacaatttttattttttttttaatctcggaaaattctgcggaaaatggagcacttaatttaaattAGTCGAACATTCAATTACTTaagtcgaattttgtcgaaaaaagtggaattttttgaaaaaatccaaattcaagttagcagaacatgaatttgtatggaaaatgaaaatattttttttttttaatggaaaatctcggaaaattcttcggaaaatggggtacttaattactcaattcgaattttgtcgaaaaaatttgaatttttttgaaaaaatccaagttcaagttagcagaacacgaatttgtatggaaaatgaaaatatttttttttaatggaaaatctcgaaaaattcttcggaaaatggggtacttaacttatattagttaagcacttaattatttaagacaatttttggaaatttttttggattcgtagagcacttaattagcacctaaatattataccaaacccgatttttctacgagcagtttagggcattttccggtaattgctctgctaactttaaatcaagttagcagaacattaattttccccaaaagtagtggagcacttaatgtaattttggggcacttaattagcacttaataagcactaaaagatccaataactaaacatatgttctgctgaccttgctctgctaacttgagaGACATTCATATAGGTCTTTTAAATGGTTTGGAATCAGAGCTTGGATCatattaaaattagtttttgttttagtagAAGTTAAAGTATGTATAATAGTATTTACGCACAGTCACAATACTATAAAAAAGCATTTAACACACTAACCATAAAGCCTTTAATCGCACTTAGTAAGTCAACTTTGCCTAACATTTCATTCAACTCATAATATAATTATGTTTGTGTACCCTCGTGGTAAGCTATTGATGTTCATTAAATCACTTAATTGGTcccttgttttttttaaaacaattaaaaatcttagACAAAAATGTTggatatttccaaaaaaaaaaaagaaaataacatttagCAGTCAATAGTTTATCCATGAGCGGTATAGAGCTTTGTTTTCGaattaatattgaaatattaaactttataaaataaagacaattaaacaacaaaccacttaacattaattaaaaaaaaaaaaatgtacgtgTGTCTGTGTGTGTATTTATTTTAGCCGACACTGTTGTCGAACTTGAAGAAATGATACAAAGCCAGAAGCAACTCATGGATAAACTAACTACCGAATGTAAAACTTTGACCAAAAAACTAGAGgacacaacattaaaaaataagtaaatatcTATTTGATTTTCTATAccttatttccaaaaattattgttcTTTGTGTGTATTtgtatattaaacaaaataataagttTAATACGCCATATTGTGTGTTGTGTGATAACTTGCCGCCTACCCTTAAAAGCTTATTATCTGCTTCCAAAAAGATGGATTAACAccttgatttttggttttcctCTACTCCTTCAATTTTCTGTATattccaacacaaaaaaaaggactctTGAACCCGCCAAGCGTCGTAAAACAGTACGTTTCACGGAATCAGGCTGAACAGACTATGGATTGTAATTGCCAAAGTGGCTGCTTTTCGTCTCATATAGCACCACAACCACCATCATCATCTTGTATCACAACAACCACCACCACCAGCAAACATAATTCATTTTCATCTACGCCACTGTTAGAAAAGCACATAAATAGAAAATGCATGAAACCTGCATGTAAGGCAAGTATAGAGACAACTACGACAACACGAGCGGATCTATTCGATAATATAAACTGCACGGAAAACGCCACCTGCTCACAATGCATCGGTACAGGCCTGTTGCCTTGGGTGCAACAGCGCTTTGTTCTAAACGATAGAGATAATGGCGGCTGCAGTGAATGCGAATATGCTTCCCGCTTTTTCAAATCAGAATCTATAGCAAAACGTCatcaaaatttaccacaaaatGATCATTTTGACACACACCCATCACCGCCCCCTCCTTTTGAGGTCGATTGTTGTGAAAATTGTGAGGTGAAAAATGTTGTTGAACCAGATAAAGGATCTGAAGAAAAAGCGACGAAAGCTAAATCAAACCGGCCACCAGTGAAAGTTGACGTGAGTGTTCGACTTGTGTCTcgaaataaaccaaaaatcaagCAGAATCCTTCGATACAGGACGAAGGCGATCAGTAAAGGAACATTCAATGATATTGATTGGGTGGTTAAAGTTTAttaatatcattaaaaaaagtagttttttttttccatatataACATTGCTTTTCTCGACAAgcttttgttaacttttttttgttttcttttggtttttttttttataatttttttgaattttcattttctagtGAAGAAAAAAACCAATTGCGTCACACAAATGAGATGTTAATGGATCGTTTGCGACAAATTTGGGCCAGCTATAAAGAGCTGaatcttaaaaatgtttgcaGGTCAAGTGACGATGCAAGTGATGTAGATTCTTGTCGAGGGGAGCaattgaaaaatttacaaattcaaCAACAGgtaatgtatataaaaaaagattttactaatttctttttcttttttttttctccttctcttcttcttttcttcttctttctatgttttttaaattgtttttgaaaatgtgctatCTAAAGGACGGAAATATCCGCTCTACAATCGAATGTAGAATATTTAACAAATAGAGTAATAAATAATGATCGAATTGGTAAAATTGATAGCACACCGACAAGTTACAGCAGTTTGCCACCTATAACAACAGGTAAATTCAtaaatgcaaagaaaaaaaaaacaaaaacactttttatgttttttaattgtcTGAAACGTCGAGTGtcgaacaaaaaattgttaaaaatacatCTTATGCAAGAAAATTCCGATTTTTTATCTTtgctacacggttaaaaattctgtcgtaGTTTTTAAGATAACCTTTGGAATTAggccttttttttcaatactaaagaaaaattagttatttatattttgattttataacacagtttttaaatatattttgtataaattgcaaatagttttgttttaaaaaaattattttgaatactaAGAACATtaaagtgtaattttttttaaatattcgtcgaatttcttacaattttggctatttgaccatacattaggttcaatattggccaaaattgtaagaaattcgacaaatatttaaaaaaaaatatttaatgcacacgttttgcattaatttttttttcaatgcagaaaattttgtatttgcaataaaatttttttttaatgcaaaatattttatttgcaacaaaaaatttatttcaatgcaaatctttttcatttgcaaaaacattttttttccatgcaaaatgtttttacttgcaataaatatttttcagttgcaataaatattttttctaatgcaaatattttttgttaacagcaaatatttttttttgaatttgtaatggaaaacaaatgcattaaaaaaaaattattttttacaaagtatgtttaaataaagttttggtGTTGCCTCATATGTACCTAACCCATATCTTTGTAGAAACTACGCCAAGATTTTTAATAGTGTAGTTTTTAGGGAGGTCTATCTTTTCATGAAAATGTTTCcatcgaaaatcattattaacggtacctgtcacagaaccgtttttttttttttcaaatctgattttctgccaaactacTATCTCaatttgaacgaaattttttatacgaAAGCATTTACataaatcagaaataaaattttgaaaaaataatatttggatttttaaaaaaattaatttttttgtttttgaaaaatcaaaatttcgaaaacaggactttgaagttttttgaaatttttgttttgttgat includes the following:
- the LOC129914158 gene encoding serologically defined colon cancer antigen 8 homolog isoform X3, with translation MKSGSYFNGSLNTLNNSERSKNLSAFNKLSTKISFNNNNNNTDGYSDRESVASSARGKRTRSRVVPMKASKNISKKTKTMDYTNYAYNEAVGRLKLMLADSYAPLKTSSSYMRNINDDSDNFSDNLSVVERPVMSEISKYLSTSYKNPRTSYRSKYKSFQPSSVSKENLTTTTTHYTPTPIQDYAVSSAQPDTNIVQAPAEIFNFIEKQEDYIEQLEKESKFCRNELSNLLGKVKDVISENEALTDNARSELAGLGEKVSASSESEDNLRYCKSPKKREKASPRYSGGPSIVYESKISQLEAELAQSNIDLRKVRGENEDLKRKLSYPVGGTLSSSLNCETHRKQIETLQMDKVALEENIRQLQKTIDEMKASNLYGSSKRYANDLERSHSELEIKHLREELDRQHERVRELQHEMARRISDERANAERRYNNQVDQLGGDLSTQWDQVTKLQLDLERQKRLESDLKRDLSQRNAQIDELKMELKANRTSFLSDIAQVSAEKQSLEQEITSLRLQLDRSERQGKVETSRLTAEISSLRQRLDRADADLLHSKREVLRLNDEIANLEKELAYGEMKNEIRPTKKDLDKRISEIQEKHGLLNPPSVVKQYVSRNQAEQTMDCNCQSGCFSSHIAPQPPSSSCITTTTTTSKHNSFSSTPLLEKHINRKCMKPACKASIETTTTTRADLFDNINCTENATCSQCIGTGLLPWVQQRFVLNDRDNGGCSECEYASRFFKSESIAKRHQNLPQNDHFDTHPSPPPPFEVDCCENCEVKNVVEPDKGSEEKATKAKSNRPPVKVDVSVRLVSRNKPKIKQNPSIQDEGDQ
- the LOC129914158 gene encoding serologically defined colon cancer antigen 8 homolog isoform X4, which produces MKSGSYFNGSLNTLNNSERSKNLSAFNKLSTKISFNNNNNNTDGYSDRESVASSARGKRTRSRVVPMKASKNISKKTKTMDYTNYAYNEAVGRLKLMLADSYAPLKTSSSYMRNINDDSDNFSDNLSVVERPVMSEISKYLSTSYKNPRTSYRSKYKSFQPSSVSKENLTTTTTHYTPTPIQDYAVSSAQPDTNIVQAPAEIFNFIEKQEDYIEQLEKESKFCRNELSNLLGKVKDVISENEALTDNARSELAGLGEKVSASSESEDNLRYCKSPKKREKASPRYSGGPSIVYESKISQLEAELAQSNIDLRKVRGENEDLKRKLSYPVGGTLSSSLNCETHRKQIETLQMDKVALEENIRQLQKTIDEMKASNLYGSSKRYANDLERSHSELEIKHLREELDRQHERVRELQHEMARRISDERANAERRYNNQVDQLGGDLSTQWDQVTKLQLDLERQKRLESDLKRDLSQRNAQIDELKMELKANRTSFLSDIAQVSAEKQSLEQEITSLRLQLDRSERQGKVETSRLTAEISSLRQRLDRADADLLHSKREVLRLNDEIANLEKELAYGEMKNEIRPTKKDLDKRISEIQEKHADTVVELEEMIQSQKQLMDKLTTECKTLTKKLEDTTLKNKTLEPAKRRKTVRFTESG